From a single Pseudobutyrivibrio xylanivorans genomic region:
- a CDS encoding AAA family ATPase produces the protein MIIEVRAKNCFAFDEQICFSMKADMRNKKFASNVHRENNFNVLKTVGIYGPNNAGKTCLIRCIRAIKDVLLNKNNSLMSNIFTDNSVCELGITFLSSGRKFAYDFKYDSIKNEYVYESFVEVLKDQYNNEKEVCWLYRDTLKNIYDCIDKELKAMIPVVSKNNVLFHLIDTTTFKNIDEMKNILISFAEKIDIINMNNIPMEHTIELMKNKNNLQEKIVEFIKNADLYMDDFKYVDISKTSLNIDVNSDRPEEKVLDIPESLMDQISLVSTYKGISVPSMLYDSTGTKKIAAMASYVIEALEQGRILVIDELDSSIHFKLTRATVAMFNNELNNDAQMIFTVHDVNLMDCKRLFRKEQIWFVDKDNDGVYVYSLADFTAEDGVRDTSDIIEKYRRGAFAALPEPDLINSLLSIKGNGGED, from the coding sequence ATGATTATAGAGGTGCGAGCAAAGAATTGTTTTGCATTTGATGAGCAGATTTGTTTCTCAATGAAGGCGGATATGCGAAATAAGAAATTTGCTTCTAATGTACATAGAGAGAATAATTTTAATGTTTTAAAGACCGTAGGTATCTATGGTCCTAATAATGCTGGAAAAACCTGTTTGATTCGATGCATTAGAGCTATTAAAGATGTTCTGTTAAATAAAAACAATAGTCTTATGTCTAATATTTTTACTGATAACAGTGTGTGTGAATTGGGAATTACATTTTTATCATCTGGCAGGAAATTCGCGTATGATTTCAAATATGATTCCATTAAGAATGAATATGTATATGAGTCATTTGTGGAGGTGTTAAAAGACCAATATAACAACGAGAAGGAAGTCTGTTGGTTATATAGAGATACATTGAAAAATATCTATGATTGTATTGATAAAGAATTAAAGGCGATGATACCTGTTGTTTCCAAGAACAATGTTCTTTTTCATTTGATAGATACAACTACATTTAAAAATATCGATGAGATGAAGAATATCTTAATATCATTTGCTGAAAAAATTGATATTATCAACATGAATAATATCCCTATGGAACACACTATCGAGCTTATGAAGAATAAAAATAATCTTCAAGAAAAAATAGTTGAATTCATTAAAAATGCGGATTTATACATGGACGATTTTAAATATGTGGATATTTCCAAAACGTCGCTAAATATTGATGTGAATAGTGATAGACCAGAAGAAAAAGTATTAGATATACCAGAATCTTTAATGGATCAAATAAGTCTAGTTTCAACATATAAGGGAATTTCGGTTCCAAGTATGTTATATGATTCTACAGGAACAAAGAAGATTGCGGCTATGGCAAGCTACGTAATTGAAGCTCTTGAACAAGGACGAATTCTTGTCATTGATGAACTTGATAGCAGTATTCATTTTAAGCTAACAAGAGCAACGGTTGCTATGTTCAATAATGAACTAAACAATGATGCACAGATGATTTTTACTGTTCATGATGTAAATCTTATGGATTGTAAGAGGCTTTTCAGAAAAGAGCAGATATGGTTTGTTGATAAAGACAATGATGGAGTTTATGTATACTCTCTAGCAGATTTTACAGCTGAAGATGGTGTAAGAGATACGTCAGATATTATTGAAAAATATCGTAGAGGCGCGTTCGCTGCTTTGCCTGAGCCAGATTTGATTAATTCATTGCTGAGCATAAAGGGAAATGGTGGGGAGGATTAA
- a CDS encoding phospholipase D-like domain-containing protein, which translates to MLVAPVSFEGRLEQYVGRLNRDYEGKKAVYVYDYVDFHMRYFDRMFGKRLRTYKKMGFSMMESTFANMLNGSVMVDECEEVNSIYDSTNYVFQFEKDIVNANKSIIISSPNLRAGKVERFIRLIKEKQEKGVYVSIVTEDPDSYKFEGQSTIESLIVELKSVAIEVIAKEIVDECFAVIDDKLVWHGGMNLLGKADVWDNLIRIEDEKVAAELMEKMDSGNDDICSF; encoded by the coding sequence ATGCTTGTAGCCCCAGTATCATTTGAAGGCCGATTGGAGCAGTATGTGGGACGCCTTAATCGTGACTATGAAGGCAAAAAAGCCGTATACGTGTATGATTATGTGGATTTCCACATGCGATATTTTGACAGAATGTTTGGAAAGAGATTAAGAACATATAAGAAGATGGGATTTTCTATGATGGAAAGCACTTTTGCAAATATGCTCAATGGTTCAGTAATGGTAGACGAATGTGAAGAAGTAAATTCTATTTATGATTCAACAAATTATGTATTTCAATTTGAGAAAGATATTGTTAACGCGAATAAAAGTATCATTATCTCTAGTCCTAATTTGCGTGCTGGTAAAGTGGAGCGTTTCATTAGATTGATAAAAGAAAAGCAGGAAAAGGGAGTATATGTTTCGATTGTAACTGAAGACCCAGACAGTTACAAATTTGAGGGGCAAAGTACTATTGAAAGTCTTATTGTTGAGCTAAAGTCTGTAGCAATAGAGGTAATAGCAAAGGAAATCGTGGATGAGTGTTTTGCTGTCATAGATGATAAATTGGTTTGGCATGGTGGAATGAATCTTCTAGGGAAAGCAGATGTGTGGGATAATTTGATTAGGATAGAGGATGAAAAGGTTGCTGCGGAGTTGATGGAGAAGATGGATAGTGGAAACGATGATATATGCAGTTTTTAG
- a CDS encoding radical SAM protein, with amino-acid sequence MVVIFGAGKKGEELVNKYYKEKDVVFYDNDRRKWNHYVNDIQVVTLNKLQELVSKKENKFVISVKNDSMLAFVKELDIKGETYLYENNELQPIDLSEILFNYDNALIVGETNLEKYKTRMNEFKEQGKIKAYEHAKEFIEFKKNNICTPDISSIELTNNCNLKCPNCPNSVLSFHKGYISDDVFEEALKYIPPYKDDTIAVHCMGEPLLHPKLLCYLERLAEIGANICISTNGLLLDNKVGKELLECLSKVDKSIIYISFHTKESVQKWFQFLELFNSFQRKNGIVFYGQVLEHNIEDAYEWLKELGINNPKTHPYIRHITSHSWGGNVESRRTEYSEIEVNNRIRNCYYLRKRKIAVMWDGSLRGCCFDSNATQKCGNIFNFSESTINPHGYELCKYCDPDWITGYQ; translated from the coding sequence ATGGTTGTTATATTTGGAGCGGGTAAAAAAGGTGAGGAATTAGTAAATAAATATTATAAGGAAAAAGATGTTGTATTTTATGATAATGATAGGCGGAAATGGAACCATTATGTAAATGATATACAGGTGGTTACATTGAACAAGCTACAGGAATTAGTCAGTAAAAAGGAAAATAAGTTCGTTATTTCAGTAAAAAATGATTCGATGTTAGCTTTTGTTAAAGAATTAGATATAAAAGGCGAGACATACTTGTATGAAAATAATGAATTACAGCCAATTGATTTGAGTGAAATATTATTTAATTATGATAATGCACTCATAGTCGGAGAAACTAATCTAGAGAAATATAAAACAAGGATGAATGAGTTTAAAGAACAGGGGAAAATAAAGGCGTATGAACATGCAAAAGAATTCATTGAGTTCAAAAAGAATAATATATGTACTCCAGATATCTCGTCTATAGAACTAACGAATAATTGTAATTTAAAATGTCCCAATTGCCCTAATTCAGTTTTATCCTTCCATAAAGGATATATAAGTGATGATGTATTTGAAGAAGCGCTAAAGTATATACCTCCATATAAAGATGACACCATAGCAGTACATTGTATGGGAGAACCTCTATTACATCCAAAGTTATTATGTTATTTAGAGAGGTTAGCGGAAATAGGGGCAAATATATGTATTTCAACAAACGGTTTACTTTTAGATAATAAAGTTGGGAAGGAATTGTTGGAATGTCTATCTAAAGTAGATAAATCGATTATATATATTTCATTTCATACTAAAGAATCAGTTCAAAAGTGGTTTCAATTCTTAGAATTATTTAATAGTTTTCAGAGAAAAAATGGAATAGTATTCTATGGACAAGTATTAGAGCATAATATTGAAGACGCATACGAATGGCTTAAAGAATTGGGAATTAATAATCCTAAAACGCATCCTTATATAAGACATATTACATCACATTCTTGGGGAGGAAATGTAGAAAGTAGAAGAACAGAATATTCTGAAATTGAGGTTAATAATAGGATTAGAAATTGTTATTATTTGCGAAAAAGAAAAATTGCAGTGATGTGGGACGGTTCATTACGAGGGTGCTGTTTTGATAGTAACGCTACACAAAAATGTGGAAATATTTTTAATTTTAGTGAATCAACAATCAATCCGCATGGATATGAATTGTGTAAATATTGTGATCCGGATTGGATAACAGGTTATCAATAA
- a CDS encoding UPF0489 family protein produces MKILDLDMDYFMEKVAHTPLKNSKRLDDEYYVKSVWTEKRVRDFLEKNLGLSKENKIKGRIVKGHDEALYFWEELIKNDQLVDPFEVVHVDSHADLGLGCFSDDFIQEKLIMMPVEKRRKTRTYEFNGKIERINIGDYLLWAIAYRMISRLTYCANPNDDKNDYSWDIMKDFHEELIFDKKVTNIIQLKCNSKMEMPNYNSEDSYKKKYLEGAIKEPEVEFIIIPTIEDVSYKGDFDFAVLAQSPNYTPANADYIMDIFREYIIEI; encoded by the coding sequence ATGAAAATTTTAGATTTGGATATGGATTATTTCATGGAAAAAGTAGCACATACACCATTAAAGAATTCAAAACGATTAGATGATGAGTATTATGTAAAATCAGTATGGACTGAAAAAAGAGTTCGTGATTTTTTGGAAAAGAATCTGGGCTTGTCTAAAGAAAACAAAATAAAAGGAAGAATTGTTAAGGGGCATGATGAGGCTTTATATTTTTGGGAAGAATTGATTAAAAATGACCAATTGGTTGATCCATTTGAGGTAGTACATGTGGATTCTCATGCAGATCTTGGATTGGGATGTTTTTCGGATGATTTTATACAGGAAAAACTAATTATGATGCCAGTAGAAAAACGTCGTAAAACAAGAACATATGAGTTTAATGGAAAAATAGAGAGAATAAACATTGGTGACTATTTACTATGGGCAATTGCCTATAGAATGATATCTAGGCTTACTTATTGTGCAAATCCTAATGATGATAAAAATGATTATAGTTGGGACATAATGAAAGATTTTCATGAAGAGTTAATTTTCGACAAAAAAGTCACTAATATCATTCAGCTTAAGTGTAACAGTAAAATGGAAATGCCAAATTACAACTCAGAAGATTCTTATAAGAAAAAATATCTTGAAGGAGCGATAAAAGAACCAGAGGTCGAGTTCATAATTATTCCAACTATAGAGGACGTTAGCTACAAAGGCGATTTTGATTTTGCTGTATTGGCTCAGTCGCCTAATTACACCCCAGCAAATGCGGATTATATCATGGATATTTTTAGAGAATATATAATTGAAATATAG
- a CDS encoding type II toxin-antitoxin system HipA family toxin — MRELSVFIELNGEQTLVGFIRGESYIDARFSYDKNYLLGKNAAPISISLPLQEDTFSESQTKNFFESLLPEGFSRRAVANWMKADENDYSSILAELGKECLGAIKIIEGKDEEPSGYELLSDERVKALAAEGATKSTEILLETHLSLTGASGKVGLYYSAADKKWYLPKGDAPSTHIVKQSHVRHKQIVLNEQLCIQTAKRIGINVPESFIVSQGSQADEDILYATARYDRQLSEDKELNGLKCPYRLHQEDFAQALGIFAADKYEKIPSWYMARMFELLRNNSANPIEDQIALLRIIIFNYLIGNTDCHVKNFSLLYSEDLKSKRLAPAYDLVATRVYRTTSDMSFYIGGELDITKINRNNFEQAASEIGLSRNLVIKNFDDIANKLEKAMADAAESLAEKGFENALSLKEEILKSGGYGMILS; from the coding sequence ATGCGAGAGTTAAGTGTATTTATTGAGTTAAATGGAGAGCAGACTCTTGTAGGATTTATAAGAGGTGAAAGCTATATTGATGCCCGTTTTTCATATGACAAAAATTACTTGCTAGGTAAGAATGCTGCACCTATATCAATATCACTTCCATTACAGGAGGATACTTTTTCTGAATCCCAAACAAAGAACTTTTTTGAAAGTCTTTTGCCAGAGGGCTTTTCAAGAAGAGCTGTGGCAAATTGGATGAAAGCAGATGAAAATGACTACAGTTCAATTCTGGCTGAGTTAGGCAAGGAATGCTTAGGTGCTATAAAAATAATAGAAGGCAAGGATGAAGAGCCATCAGGCTATGAATTGCTTTCCGATGAACGAGTAAAAGCCCTTGCAGCAGAAGGTGCAACTAAATCGACAGAGATTTTGCTAGAGACACATTTGTCATTAACAGGTGCATCAGGAAAAGTTGGTCTATATTATAGTGCTGCAGATAAAAAATGGTACCTGCCTAAAGGAGATGCTCCAAGTACGCATATAGTAAAACAGAGTCATGTAAGACATAAGCAAATAGTTTTAAATGAGCAGTTATGTATTCAAACAGCAAAGCGAATAGGTATCAACGTACCGGAAAGTTTTATTGTATCCCAGGGTTCGCAGGCTGATGAGGATATATTGTACGCAACGGCAAGATACGATAGACAATTATCGGAAGATAAAGAGCTGAACGGGTTGAAATGCCCATATAGATTACATCAAGAGGACTTTGCACAGGCTTTAGGGATTTTTGCGGCTGACAAATATGAGAAAATACCATCGTGGTACATGGCTAGAATGTTTGAGCTATTAAGAAACAATTCGGCTAACCCTATTGAGGATCAAATAGCATTGTTAAGAATTATCATTTTTAATTACTTGATTGGTAACACGGACTGTCATGTGAAGAACTTTTCTCTCCTATATAGTGAGGATTTAAAATCGAAACGATTGGCACCAGCCTATGATTTGGTCGCCACAAGAGTGTATAGAACCACATCTGATATGTCGTTTTATATTGGTGGCGAACTGGACATTACAAAGATTAATAGGAATAACTTTGAACAAGCCGCTTCTGAAATCGGCTTATCAAGAAATCTAGTAATAAAAAATTTTGATGATATAGCAAACAAACTGGAAAAAGCGATGGCTGATGCAGCAGAGAGCTTAGCTGAAAAAGGGTTTGAGAATGCATTATCGTTAAAAGAAGAGATACTGAAGAGTGGCGGATATGGGATGATACTGAGTTAA
- a CDS encoding helix-turn-helix domain-containing protein, with translation MKVTDSSSFGTAIKNKRKKLGYTQKYISEFTGISVSFLSDLENGKKTIELDKALKIANLLGLDVEMNERG, from the coding sequence ATGAAAGTAACAGATTCAAGTTCATTTGGAACAGCAATAAAAAATAAAAGAAAAAAACTAGGGTATACACAGAAGTATATTTCGGAATTTACTGGTATCAGTGTGAGTTTTTTATCAGATTTGGAAAATGGTAAAAAGACAATAGAATTAGATAAGGCACTGAAGATTGCAAATCTATTAGGGCTAGATGTAGAGATGAATGAGAGAGGATAG
- a CDS encoding YjcQ family protein has translation MISDIKLEILKGIKKGDVLAEEFSLDSDQFLKLVSELVCDGHVEGVIFPKDKFGKQVLANMTRAHLTEKGETILNQQI, from the coding sequence ATGATTAGCGACATAAAGCTTGAAATACTAAAAGGAATAAAAAAAGGGGATGTTTTGGCAGAGGAGTTTTCGTTGGATAGCGACCAGTTTTTAAAATTAGTGTCTGAACTGGTATGTGATGGGCATGTTGAAGGTGTAATATTCCCAAAAGATAAGTTTGGCAAACAAGTTCTGGCTAATATGACTCGTGCTCACTTAACAGAAAAAGGTGAGACTATTTTGAATCAACAAATTTAA
- a CDS encoding helix-turn-helix domain-containing protein: MMVELAKITIKMMVWTMDNYITGEDLKRLRTKLGVTQKEFAELICVSKPTVERWERDSKKSITGPAVALVRILENRPGLAEDYLVIPDRVYPIRLWYMHKNRPCTLIDVDDATGVIRVKNYVDDVMYRAFGTNNQPNYSDYLSFLEERCFPQGRDKSKIILEELGLPFYDPFEIIKKTKGRMAEDDFWIEIEE; encoded by the coding sequence ATGATGGTAGAATTAGCGAAAATAACAATTAAAATGATGGTTTGGACTATGGATAATTATATTACAGGTGAAGATTTAAAAAGATTAAGAACTAAATTAGGAGTTACTCAGAAGGAATTTGCTGAGTTGATTTGCGTTTCAAAGCCTACGGTTGAAAGATGGGAAAGAGATTCTAAGAAATCCATAACTGGCCCAGCTGTTGCACTAGTACGAATTTTGGAGAATAGGCCGGGTTTAGCCGAGGACTATTTGGTTATACCTGACCGAGTTTATCCGATACGACTATGGTATATGCATAAAAACCGTCCATGTACCTTAATAGATGTTGATGATGCAACTGGAGTAATAAGAGTGAAAAATTATGTGGATGATGTAATGTATCGCGCATTTGGAACCAATAATCAGCCTAATTATTCGGATTATCTATCTTTTTTGGAGGAACGCTGTTTTCCACAGGGAAGGGATAAATCAAAGATAATACTAGAGGAACTTGGGTTACCATTCTATGATCCATTTGAAATAATAAAGAAGACAAAAGGAAGAATGGCTGAAGATGATTTTTGGATTGAAATTGAGGAGTAA
- the wecB gene encoding non-hydrolyzing UDP-N-acetylglucosamine 2-epimerase, with protein sequence MKKVMVVFGTRPEAIKMCPVIIELKKVKSINTIVTVTGQHREMLNQVLEIFGVTPDYDLEIMENGQTLFDITEKVMGGMRSILKKEMPDLVMVHGDTTTSFAAALSAFYMNIKIAHVEAGLRTYDTTSPYPEEFNRHAVGIIADYNFAPTERAKQNLINEGRKEDTIWVTGNTVIDALKTTVQKDYVHPELEWCKGYRLVLITAHRRENLGEPMRDIFKGIKRVLDEHDDVRAIYPVHLNPKVKKISKEVFGNDKRIHLIEPLDVIEFHNLMNAAYIILTDSGGIQEEAPSLGKPVLVLRAITERPEGVEAGTVKLIGTREEQVYRDFKLLLDDEKEYQKMSKAINPYGDGHASERIAKIVLDYFKY encoded by the coding sequence ATGAAAAAAGTAATGGTTGTATTTGGGACAAGACCAGAAGCTATAAAAATGTGCCCTGTAATAATTGAATTAAAAAAGGTTAAGTCCATAAACACAATCGTTACAGTTACAGGACAGCATCGTGAAATGCTAAACCAGGTATTAGAGATATTCGGAGTAACCCCTGATTATGATTTGGAAATAATGGAAAATGGGCAAACATTATTTGATATTACAGAAAAAGTAATGGGGGGCATGCGTAGCATACTAAAAAAAGAAATGCCTGATCTTGTGATGGTTCATGGTGATACGACCACATCTTTTGCAGCGGCTTTATCGGCATTCTATATGAATATAAAAATAGCGCATGTTGAAGCAGGGCTAAGAACGTATGATACAACGTCACCTTATCCAGAAGAGTTCAATCGTCATGCAGTAGGAATAATAGCTGATTATAACTTCGCACCAACAGAAAGGGCTAAACAAAACTTAATTAATGAAGGCAGAAAAGAGGATACTATTTGGGTGACAGGAAATACAGTTATTGATGCCCTGAAGACTACAGTTCAAAAAGATTATGTTCACCCGGAATTAGAATGGTGTAAAGGATATCGACTGGTTCTTATAACTGCTCATCGTAGAGAGAATCTTGGCGAGCCAATGAGGGATATTTTTAAAGGAATAAAAAGAGTTTTAGATGAACATGACGATGTAAGAGCAATATATCCAGTTCATTTAAATCCAAAGGTTAAAAAGATTAGTAAAGAAGTATTTGGTAACGATAAGAGAATTCATTTAATTGAACCACTCGATGTTATAGAGTTTCATAATTTAATGAATGCTGCTTATATAATACTGACAGATTCTGGTGGGATACAAGAAGAAGCTCCAAGTCTTGGAAAACCTGTCTTAGTTCTTAGGGCAATCACAGAAAGACCGGAAGGTGTAGAGGCTGGAACAGTAAAACTTATTGGAACCAGAGAAGAGCAAGTATACAGAGACTTTAAGCTATTGCTTGATGATGAAAAAGAGTATCAAAAAATGTCGAAGGCTATTAATCCTTATGGTGATGGTCATGCGTCGGAGAGAATAGCTAAGATAGTTTTGGATTATTTTAAATACTAA
- a CDS encoding type II toxin-antitoxin system HipA family toxin gives MSFYIGGELDITKINRNNFEQAASEIGLSRNLVLKNFDDIASKLEKAMTDAAESLAEKGFENTLSLKDEILKSGGYGV, from the coding sequence ATGTCGTTTTATATTGGTGGAGAACTGGACATTACAAAGATTAATCGGAATAACTTTGAACAAGCCGCTTCTGAAATCGGCTTATCAAGAAATCTAGTATTAAAAAATTTTGATGATATAGCAAGCAAACTGGAAAAAGCGATGACAGATGCAGCAGAGAGCTTAGCTGAAAAAGGGTTTGAAAATACATTATCGTTAAAAGATGAGATATTGAAGAGTGGCGGATATGGGGTCTAA
- a CDS encoding YncE family protein, with the protein MSKNMWCSDFCVENNDIWMVHGAMNSLIHYDIISKKTDVLAVIPGEPLIKDFLFIRLFKYLGFLYLIPCNASSIYIYDIEKKELVYKYKLSENKFEERLFSDACIIGKKIYCVPNTTGKDIVCINLVEPFNISRIEFDCGAYNKMIINHCVGDDRFIYAVCPSSNNIMMIDVKEKITDKLEVSRLTGISGIAINEGKLFLSSAMDKKIVIINKDNKKIVREQILEPVSGAITALDGNKLWVDSGDIVAYILDIQTGEIVKINKLFGEEMEKVAYYISGPAYFNGGNLVYFDRCISAITVFNGADWKIYPVEIDITFNREDFLNNHEIILENNCFKIKKWIDLIN; encoded by the coding sequence ATGAGTAAGAATATGTGGTGTTCTGATTTTTGTGTGGAAAATAATGATATCTGGATGGTACATGGAGCCATGAACAGTTTGATTCACTATGATATTATTTCAAAAAAAACTGACGTACTGGCTGTTATTCCGGGCGAGCCATTAATTAAAGATTTTTTATTCATAAGACTATTCAAGTATTTAGGATTCTTGTATCTAATACCTTGTAATGCAAGTTCCATATATATATATGATATTGAAAAAAAAGAATTAGTCTATAAATATAAGCTAAGTGAGAACAAATTTGAAGAAAGATTGTTTTCTGATGCCTGTATTATAGGTAAAAAAATTTATTGTGTACCAAATACAACTGGAAAGGATATAGTTTGCATTAATCTTGTTGAGCCATTTAATATTAGTAGAATTGAATTTGATTGTGGAGCATATAATAAAATGATAATCAATCATTGTGTTGGCGACGATAGGTTCATTTACGCTGTGTGCCCGTCAAGTAATAATATAATGATGATTGATGTAAAAGAAAAAATTACTGATAAGCTAGAGGTTAGCAGACTCACTGGCATAAGTGGAATCGCAATAAATGAGGGAAAACTATTTCTTAGTTCAGCTATGGACAAAAAAATAGTAATAATTAATAAAGATAACAAAAAGATTGTACGTGAACAGATTTTAGAACCTGTTTCTGGCGCGATAACGGCTTTAGACGGAAATAAACTTTGGGTAGACTCTGGAGATATAGTAGCTTATATATTGGATATACAAACAGGAGAGATAGTAAAAATAAACAAATTATTTGGTGAGGAAATGGAGAAAGTGGCATATTACATCTCAGGGCCGGCTTATTTCAATGGTGGTAATTTAGTGTATTTTGATAGGTGTATATCAGCGATTACAGTTTTTAACGGGGCTGATTGGAAAATATATCCGGTAGAAATAGATATTACATTTAATAGAGAAGATTTTTTGAACAATCATGAAATAATTCTTGAAAACAATTGTTTCAAAATAAAAAAATGGATTGATCTGATTAACTAA
- a CDS encoding DDE-type integrase/transposase/recombinase — MNIILYLLEIIHQLYQQNCWLINFICRYIPLKQWAFDDSHSPKYQKFKVDELPKIVYYHQDWDWKDLNNYYTQRYGKPVKPIKRRSECDIPEECSCPSCHAPQPYLYKNNGKAGQLMCKICQTTFTPEDNRFDKQLSLKCPHCQHTLVRIKDRKHFAIHKCVNPKCPYYLSNLKKVDKEDLSEENGKYKYKLHYIYREFSIDFFKMDLNSLPKNASSLKFSKHNAHIMSLCLTFHVNLGLSLRKTRQALSDLYGISISHQQVANYCKTAAICIKPFVDNYPYEKGNVFAADETYIKVRGIKGYVWLILNAATRAIIGYQVSDNRGVGPCILAMRMAFKGMSELPKNFKFIADGYSAYPLAAQQFFRQFGDRFKFEITQVIGLQNNDEVSKEYRPFKQMIERLNRTYKASYRITNGFDNYDGANYDLTLWVAYYNFLRPHKFNDFKPPVVDDILSKAENMPAKWQLMIYFGQQKIMELQAAS, encoded by the coding sequence ATGAACATTATACTTTATTTACTTGAAATCATCCACCAACTCTATCAACAGAATTGCTGGCTTATTAACTTCATCTGCAGATATATACCGCTCAAACAGTGGGCTTTCGATGACTCACATTCTCCCAAATATCAAAAGTTCAAAGTGGATGAACTTCCTAAGATTGTCTATTATCATCAGGACTGGGACTGGAAGGACCTTAACAACTACTATACTCAGCGCTATGGCAAACCCGTTAAACCAATCAAAAGACGTTCAGAATGCGATATCCCGGAGGAATGTTCTTGTCCATCATGTCATGCACCACAGCCATATCTCTACAAGAACAATGGTAAAGCTGGACAGCTCATGTGTAAGATCTGCCAGACTACTTTTACGCCTGAGGACAATCGCTTTGATAAACAGTTATCTTTAAAATGTCCTCACTGCCAGCATACTCTTGTACGTATAAAAGACCGTAAGCACTTCGCCATCCATAAGTGTGTTAATCCCAAATGTCCTTACTATCTCAGCAACCTTAAAAAAGTCGATAAAGAGGATCTATCCGAAGAGAATGGCAAGTATAAATACAAGCTTCACTACATCTATCGCGAATTCTCGATAGATTTTTTTAAGATGGATCTGAACTCTCTTCCAAAGAATGCATCCTCACTTAAATTCAGCAAGCACAACGCCCACATCATGTCCCTGTGCCTTACGTTCCATGTCAATCTCGGACTGTCTTTGAGAAAAACAAGACAGGCATTATCTGATTTGTATGGGATATCTATATCTCATCAGCAGGTTGCTAACTACTGTAAGACAGCTGCCATCTGTATAAAACCTTTTGTTGACAATTACCCTTATGAGAAAGGCAATGTCTTTGCTGCGGATGAAACGTACATAAAGGTGCGCGGCATCAAAGGTTATGTCTGGCTTATTCTGAATGCTGCTACCAGAGCCATCATCGGTTATCAGGTATCTGACAACCGTGGCGTAGGTCCATGCATCCTTGCAATGAGAATGGCATTCAAAGGTATGTCTGAGCTTCCCAAAAATTTCAAGTTTATCGCTGATGGGTATAGTGCGTATCCGCTTGCAGCCCAACAGTTCTTTAGGCAGTTCGGTGACAGATTCAAGTTTGAGATCACACAGGTCATCGGTCTCCAGAACAACGATGAAGTGTCCAAAGAATACCGCCCTTTTAAACAGATGATTGAGCGTCTTAACCGCACCTATAAGGCATCTTATCGAATCACTAATGGGTTTGATAACTACGATGGCGCTAACTATGATCTGACTTTGTGGGTTGCCTACTATAACTTCCTGAGGCCTCATAAGTTCAATGACTTCAAACCACCAGTAGTTGATGACATACTATCCAAAGCTGAGAACATGCCTGCCAAGTGGCAGCTCATGATTTACTTTGGTCAGCAAAAAATCATGGAACTTCAGGCAGCCAGCTGA